The Kwoniella bestiolae CBS 10118 chromosome 7, complete sequence genome has a segment encoding these proteins:
- a CDS encoding mitochondrial 54S ribosomal protein mL43 produces the protein MPRLVPTLPAIPKTYPVPGYRHFLTPLRKLIFDYDAESPSQQGIRSFIKKPLINLARENPDVEFVVRRLKRGKAAVLRGHYVNGRDKVICVNQLEMDGVSNKVNLLLNSSGAKIKPLKNLTLEAAPASESARGVWSALHDQTRDGQGYRI, from the exons ATGCCTCGACTGGTCCCAACCTTACCAGCCATACCGAAAACCTACCCCGTCCCAGGATACAGGCATTTCTTGACACCTCTTAGAAAGTTAATATTCGACTACGATGCCGAATCACCTTCGCAGCAGGGTATAAG ATCTTTCATCAAAAAACCGTTGATAAATTTAGCACGGGAGAACCCAGATGTGGAATTTGTAGTCAGGAGgctgaagagggggaaggcGGCTGTCCTGAGAGGACATTACG TCAATGGACGGGATAAAGTGATATGTGTGAATCAGCTGGAGATGGACGGAGTATCGAataag GTCAACTTGCTACTGAATTCATCTGGAGCCAAAATCAAACCATTGAAAAACCTTACCCTCGAAGCTGCACCCGCATCAGAATCAGCCAGAGGCGTTTGGTCCGCATTACATGACCAGACTAGAGATGGGCAGGGATACAGGATATAG